A portion of the Paenibacillus sp. PvR098 genome contains these proteins:
- a CDS encoding dihydroxy-acid dehydratase translates to MKTIHHGVNPYQGNVQGKANEPITVAGLLDRARRSLGGKYEGGEPDWTLDNIYDRLENNSPRIAIIGGSSDHPAHILDHETVYKAALKIWQEGGVPFYFSTPVLCDGTAQNNMGMSYSLQSRNAIAEIVVNQMEAQSYHGAFVIQGCDKQPLGVLSALAHLDRVRRYRGEHHVFATFAPSHVLKGGTIPDDLKLELAGLVSQAVAAGYDDIAADIEDAVSYILQCSSNTSFQGVFERAVECGLLTEERHKYFEKRLAVSTCDSKGGICAFHGTGNSSRDVTTGFGIVSPELELLTDPPTQAQVNQAIESLFSIIDRPECSVSELVRANITNVIRIHSSAGGSTNLMMHIVGAMVYAGYDFSLEDMERIAAEHPIPDLFDYSLTEGRDIYVLAQQCCSGQIRGMETLMYELTRNGVPMALDAPTVTGQTWGERLSNTVGLSADGVKNNPIILSKPKRSFSGVDVLRGNFFNQAVVKISGMPTKQLNQFDDKVAFVLYYENEEEANHHLLDVNMLDRLKAERHFELEHMKRMASYNASVSLEELQTLSYDELFDRMIREEWLRLAVIISGQGPEAFGMPEMMTPMQHINAHRQLKCLTTLISDGRYSGVTFGAAVGHMTPEAFHGGGLLYLQEGDLLHLQFRKKRIDLLNPQSFALGLIEHDVGELRNKRTELGIFRMEKMRKRQKRVAASNRLRDCTDASRGVVPMGVALDAELKWI, encoded by the coding sequence ATGAAAACAATCCATCATGGTGTTAATCCGTACCAAGGTAATGTACAGGGCAAAGCTAACGAGCCTATTACCGTAGCCGGGCTATTAGACCGCGCACGTCGCAGTCTTGGCGGGAAATACGAAGGCGGGGAGCCGGATTGGACGCTCGACAACATTTATGACCGACTAGAGAATAATTCACCCCGGATCGCCATTATCGGAGGCTCCTCCGATCATCCGGCCCATATTTTGGATCATGAAACGGTCTATAAAGCTGCTCTAAAAATATGGCAGGAAGGTGGAGTGCCGTTCTATTTCAGTACCCCGGTGCTTTGTGACGGAACAGCGCAAAACAACATGGGGATGTCCTATTCACTGCAGAGCCGCAATGCGATTGCGGAAATCGTAGTGAATCAAATGGAAGCGCAGTCATATCACGGAGCATTTGTGATTCAGGGCTGCGATAAGCAACCGCTGGGAGTATTAAGCGCCCTTGCCCATCTGGATCGTGTCCGGCGTTATCGCGGCGAGCATCATGTGTTTGCTACGTTCGCCCCTTCCCACGTACTGAAGGGAGGTACGATTCCGGATGATTTAAAGCTGGAATTAGCAGGTTTAGTATCCCAAGCCGTTGCAGCGGGATATGACGATATTGCCGCCGACATTGAAGATGCGGTGAGCTATATCCTTCAGTGCTCTTCCAACACCTCATTCCAAGGGGTTTTTGAACGAGCCGTGGAATGTGGTCTATTGACGGAGGAACGGCATAAGTATTTTGAAAAGAGGCTGGCTGTGAGCACCTGTGATTCCAAGGGCGGCATCTGTGCATTTCATGGAACGGGCAATAGTTCCCGGGACGTTACTACAGGGTTCGGTATCGTAAGCCCTGAGCTAGAGCTGCTGACAGACCCGCCGACACAGGCTCAAGTTAATCAAGCGATCGAGTCTTTGTTCTCCATCATCGATCGTCCGGAATGCAGCGTGAGTGAATTGGTCCGAGCCAATATCACCAATGTGATCCGGATCCATAGCTCCGCCGGAGGCTCTACCAACCTGATGATGCATATTGTCGGCGCAATGGTCTATGCGGGTTATGACTTTTCGCTCGAAGATATGGAACGCATCGCTGCTGAACATCCGATTCCCGATTTGTTCGATTACAGCTTGACCGAAGGAAGAGATATCTATGTATTGGCCCAGCAGTGCTGCTCAGGTCAAATTCGCGGCATGGAAACGCTGATGTATGAGCTTACAAGAAATGGTGTTCCTATGGCTTTGGATGCACCGACGGTGACTGGTCAAACCTGGGGAGAAAGGCTGTCCAATACCGTAGGCTTAAGTGCGGATGGCGTGAAGAACAATCCGATCATCTTAAGCAAGCCTAAAAGAAGCTTTAGCGGTGTCGATGTCCTTCGGGGGAACTTTTTTAACCAAGCTGTGGTTAAAATCAGCGGCATGCCTACAAAGCAGCTCAATCAATTCGACGATAAAGTCGCCTTCGTACTTTATTATGAAAATGAAGAAGAGGCGAACCATCATCTGTTGGACGTGAATATGTTGGACCGCCTAAAGGCCGAACGGCACTTTGAGCTTGAACATATGAAGCGGATGGCTTCCTATAACGCTTCCGTTTCTTTGGAAGAGCTGCAAACGTTGAGTTATGATGAGCTGTTTGACCGGATGATTCGGGAGGAATGGCTCAGGCTGGCGGTCATTATATCCGGTCAAGGCCCTGAAGCTTTCGGAATGCCGGAAATGATGACGCCTATGCAGCATATTAACGCACACCGTCAGTTAAAGTGTCTGACCACCTTAATCAGCGACGGCCGCTATTCGGGTGTGACATTTGGAGCTGCTGTAGGTCATATGACACCGGAAGCTTTTCATGGCGGCGGGCTTCTGTATCTGCAAGAGGGAGATCTGCTGCATCTGCAATTTCGCAAGAAACGTATCGATCTGCTGAATCCACAGTCATTTGCTTTGGGCCTAATTGAACACGACGTTGGGGAGCTTCGGAACAAGCGGACTGAACTCGGAATTTTCAGAATGGAAAAGATGCGTAAAAGACAAAAGCGTGTGGCGGCATCGAACCGGCTGCGCGATTGTACGGATGCATCCCGCGGCGTAGTGCCGATGGGAGTTGCATTGGATGCGGAGCTGAAATGGATTTAA
- a CDS encoding 4-hydroxythreonine-4-phosphate dehydrogenase PdxA → METQRKPIMALTYGDAAGIGPELVAQVLQLDEIRSLAHWVLIGDERVFQQGAELAGVTLNYRRIDSIEQASHQEHELPLIDLQNVNLDDFQKGTLSPEAGLASGKTLEYTLQLVKGNHLEGVVYAPLNKEAMFRGGLHFEDDIHFLGDLLGVKDGFGEINVMEKLWVFRVTSHIPLRKVSDLITKESVGQRIRFAHETLTAAGFHQPRIVVAALNPHAGEGGLFGMEEIDEIIPAVQDAQAQGINAVGPYPADTIFLRLPKDPFDCLLSMYHDQAQTGMKLMGFNKGVTVSGGLPVVLATPAHGTAFDIAGKGVADPGAMAHAMKLAVRLVLGKQISVANE, encoded by the coding sequence ATGGAAACTCAAAGAAAGCCGATCATGGCTTTGACTTACGGGGACGCTGCAGGAATCGGACCGGAGTTGGTCGCTCAAGTGCTGCAATTGGATGAAATTCGCAGCTTGGCTCACTGGGTGCTGATTGGTGATGAACGGGTGTTTCAGCAGGGGGCGGAACTCGCAGGGGTAACCTTGAACTATCGAAGAATCGATTCCATCGAGCAGGCTTCACATCAAGAGCATGAACTTCCGTTAATTGATCTGCAAAATGTAAATTTGGACGATTTCCAAAAGGGTACCCTATCTCCGGAAGCGGGGTTAGCCAGCGGAAAAACGCTGGAATACACTTTGCAGCTCGTGAAAGGGAATCATTTAGAGGGCGTGGTATACGCGCCTTTGAATAAAGAAGCGATGTTTCGGGGTGGTCTTCATTTTGAAGATGATATTCATTTCCTTGGTGACCTACTGGGCGTCAAAGACGGATTCGGTGAAATTAATGTCATGGAGAAGCTATGGGTATTCCGTGTAACCTCTCATATTCCTCTTAGAAAGGTAAGTGACTTGATTACGAAAGAAAGTGTCGGGCAGCGTATTCGTTTTGCTCATGAAACGCTCACCGCAGCGGGTTTTCATCAGCCGCGAATTGTAGTGGCCGCACTCAATCCTCATGCGGGTGAAGGAGGGCTCTTCGGGATGGAAGAGATCGATGAGATTATTCCGGCGGTACAAGACGCACAGGCACAAGGAATTAATGCTGTAGGGCCTTATCCGGCAGATACGATTTTCTTGCGTCTTCCTAAGGACCCGTTCGACTGCTTACTCTCTATGTATCACGACCAAGCGCAGACGGGCATGAAGCTTATGGGTTTCAACAAAGGGGTGACGGTCAGCGGCGGACTTCCTGTTGTTCTGGCGACTCCTGCACATGGAACTGCATTTGATATCGCCGGCAAGGGCGTTGCTGATCCCGGAGCCATGGCTCATGCAATGAAGCTGGCCGTTCGATTGGTCCTGGGGAAGCAGATTTCAGTAGCAAATGAATAA
- the pssA gene encoding CDP-diacylglycerol--serine O-phosphatidyltransferase: protein MDRIIRYFPNIFTLSNLGCGIVALVFIVNHLPLIATLFLVLSAIFDLFDGKIARSLKVSSEFGVELDSLADIVSFGVVPALALYETVPHQVASTIALMVFPMAGALRLARFNTRPTKGYFEGVPIPAAGLLVCLVLWFPAVYGFAAYIALILSILMVSRIRVKKL from the coding sequence TTGGATCGCATAATTCGTTATTTTCCAAACATTTTTACTCTATCTAATCTGGGCTGCGGCATCGTAGCTTTAGTTTTCATTGTTAATCATCTGCCGCTTATTGCTACTCTATTCTTAGTATTATCAGCCATATTTGATTTGTTTGATGGAAAAATTGCACGCAGTCTTAAAGTGTCCAGTGAATTTGGGGTTGAGCTTGATTCCTTAGCGGATATCGTTAGCTTTGGTGTTGTTCCGGCACTGGCGCTTTATGAAACCGTACCCCATCAAGTTGCATCCACCATCGCTTTAATGGTATTCCCCATGGCAGGTGCCCTTAGACTGGCACGTTTTAATACACGTCCCACCAAAGGATACTTTGAGGGGGTGCCGATCCCTGCAGCGGGATTACTGGTCTGTTTAGTATTATGGTTTCCCGCCGTTTATGGCTTCGCTGCCTACATTGCGCTGATTTTATCAATTTTAATGGTCAGTAGGATACGTGTCAAAAAGTTATAG
- a CDS encoding FadR/GntR family transcriptional regulator, protein MFINISYELVMMIKELASTKILNELTRRIEQEEWKAGQKLPSLAAVAKEFQVGVSTVREALRILENKGFILIEHGRGMFVRNPNYWKQENALDLTRLPVGDMFSLQEYRAILEPEMAALAAERATPGQTAQMKAAALKMIEDVSKREDYFEADMAFHEHIAEACSNEVMAQVMKGISDLLLESRRKTTRIPGSAERAAHFHMLIALAIEQRNGALAKDMMKAHLQDVRQDSMKLKEGMQPPQQIETIEWERS, encoded by the coding sequence ATGTTTATAAACATATCATATGAGTTGGTGATGATGATTAAAGAGCTAGCAAGTACAAAAATTCTAAATGAATTGACCAGAAGGATTGAACAGGAAGAGTGGAAGGCCGGGCAGAAGCTGCCTTCTTTGGCTGCAGTTGCCAAAGAATTTCAAGTAGGCGTCTCCACCGTACGAGAAGCTCTGCGCATTTTGGAAAACAAAGGATTTATTCTTATTGAGCATGGCAGAGGGATGTTCGTACGTAATCCGAACTATTGGAAACAGGAAAATGCATTGGACCTCACTCGGCTTCCTGTAGGAGATATGTTTTCCTTGCAGGAATACCGGGCTATTCTTGAACCTGAAATGGCAGCGCTTGCAGCGGAAAGGGCGACCCCTGGACAAACTGCACAAATGAAGGCGGCGGCATTAAAAATGATCGAAGATGTATCCAAAAGAGAAGATTATTTCGAAGCCGATATGGCCTTTCACGAACATATTGCCGAGGCTTGCTCGAATGAAGTCATGGCTCAGGTCATGAAAGGGATCTCAGACTTGCTCCTGGAGAGCCGCAGAAAAACAACGCGTATTCCCGGCAGTGCCGAGAGAGCTGCACACTTTCATATGCTGATCGCGTTGGCAATAGAGCAGAGAAACGGTGCCCTTGCCAAAGATATGATGAAGGCGCATCTGCAGGATGTTCGTCAGGATTCAATGAAGCTCAAGGAAGGTATGCAACCGCCACAACAAATTGAAACCATCGAATGGGAGAGAAGTTAA
- a CDS encoding SDR family oxidoreductase — MRGKVALITGSATGIGKAVAIRLAQEGVRITANYSKSEKEALETQKEIEALGVQCLLVQTTVSNDQKVREMVQQTIDTFGRLDILVNNAGVTDFVKHEDLEGLKEEYWDRVMDVNVKGLFFCCRAAAPELKKQRGCIVNITSVAGLTGLGSSIAYAASKAAAISVTKSLARVMAPEVRVNSVAPGIVQTRWVEGQEDHVKRLAEGTPLGKVASPEDIANVVFSVIAHSHFVTGETIKVDGGMFI; from the coding sequence TTGAGAGGAAAAGTAGCACTGATTACCGGTTCGGCTACAGGTATAGGGAAAGCCGTTGCTATTCGTTTAGCCCAAGAAGGAGTCCGCATCACAGCCAATTATTCAAAGTCAGAGAAGGAAGCATTGGAGACGCAGAAGGAAATCGAGGCATTGGGCGTCCAATGCTTATTGGTTCAAACTACGGTATCGAATGATCAGAAGGTAAGGGAAATGGTTCAACAAACGATCGATACCTTTGGGCGTCTGGACATTCTGGTCAATAATGCGGGAGTTACTGATTTTGTGAAGCACGAAGATCTGGAAGGGTTAAAGGAGGAATATTGGGATCGGGTCATGGATGTCAATGTGAAAGGCCTTTTCTTCTGCTGTCGTGCGGCGGCGCCTGAGTTAAAGAAACAGAGGGGCTGTATTGTGAATATTACTTCGGTGGCGGGCTTAACAGGGTTGGGCAGCTCCATTGCCTATGCTGCCTCTAAAGCGGCTGCGATCAGTGTAACCAAATCGCTGGCCCGTGTGATGGCGCCTGAGGTGAGAGTGAACAGCGTTGCTCCGGGGATTGTGCAAACCCGGTGGGTTGAAGGGCAGGAGGATCATGTGAAGCGTTTGGCGGAAGGAACACCGCTCGGCAAAGTGGCTAGCCCCGAGGATATAGCCAATGTGGTCTTTTCCGTAATTGCTCACTCTCATTTTGTGACTGGAGAGACGATTAAAGTGGATGGCGGTATGTTTATCTAA
- a CDS encoding aldehyde dehydrogenase, translating into MTIDYKMLINGQWVESSTKERFPSSNPYNQEIWATIPQASEDDVSQAIDGARKAFDTSWRKVSGLQRAQLLMKLADLLDDNAARIAALETTDNGKVIRETKNQMHFAARNYRFFAGYADKLNGEVIPLDNPSLFDYTLREPLGVAVLITSWNSPIALLTNKLAPALAAGNTVVIKPSEHTSATTLEIGKLIQQAGFPDGVVNVVTGDHRVGHFLTLNPNVNKISFTGGAETGKTIARNASQNLIPVTLELGGKSPNIIFEDADIHAAVIGAVAGIYGASGQTCIAGSRLLVQRSVYDEVIQKVVDKAKTIRLGNPITPSTEMGPAANKPQYDRILSMIAKGNEDGAKLVYGGHPVSEGELNNGYFIAPTIFVDVKNHSTIAQEEIFGPVLSVIPFEDQEEAVQIANDSKYGLASGIWTSDVKRVHRMARQIQAGTVWVNTYRTSAAQAPFGGVKMSGYGRERGLHALMDYTQMKNVMINLSDDARDPFSMQT; encoded by the coding sequence GTGACAATCGATTACAAAATGCTAATCAATGGACAATGGGTGGAAAGCTCAACGAAAGAACGTTTCCCATCCAGCAACCCGTATAACCAGGAAATTTGGGCGACCATTCCTCAAGCTTCTGAAGACGATGTGAGTCAAGCGATTGATGGCGCGCGCAAAGCCTTTGATACGTCTTGGAGAAAGGTGAGCGGGCTGCAGCGGGCGCAGCTATTAATGAAATTGGCCGACCTGCTGGATGATAATGCAGCCCGAATAGCCGCTCTAGAAACGACAGATAACGGAAAAGTCATCCGTGAAACGAAAAATCAGATGCATTTTGCTGCACGTAATTACCGTTTTTTTGCGGGCTACGCAGACAAATTAAATGGCGAGGTTATCCCATTAGATAATCCTTCTTTATTTGATTACACATTAAGAGAACCGCTGGGAGTAGCGGTGCTGATCACCTCGTGGAATTCACCGATTGCTCTCTTAACGAACAAATTAGCTCCTGCTTTGGCTGCAGGGAATACGGTGGTCATCAAGCCATCCGAGCATACGAGCGCTACAACGCTGGAAATCGGCAAGCTCATTCAACAAGCCGGTTTTCCCGATGGTGTGGTCAATGTCGTAACGGGAGATCATCGAGTAGGCCATTTCTTAACTCTGAACCCGAATGTAAACAAGATTAGCTTTACTGGCGGGGCGGAAACAGGGAAGACGATTGCTCGAAATGCGAGCCAAAATCTGATTCCCGTAACCCTGGAGCTGGGAGGCAAATCCCCAAATATCATCTTCGAGGATGCGGACATCCATGCGGCCGTGATCGGCGCCGTCGCCGGCATCTACGGAGCAAGCGGACAAACCTGCATTGCCGGATCGCGTTTGTTGGTTCAACGCTCTGTATATGATGAAGTCATCCAAAAAGTCGTTGATAAAGCTAAAACGATCCGATTAGGAAATCCGATCACCCCCTCAACCGAGATGGGGCCGGCTGCGAACAAGCCGCAGTACGACCGTATCCTCTCCATGATCGCGAAGGGTAATGAGGATGGGGCCAAGCTGGTGTATGGCGGCCATCCGGTTTCCGAAGGCGAACTGAATAACGGGTATTTTATTGCTCCAACGATATTTGTTGATGTAAAAAATCACAGCACCATTGCTCAGGAAGAGATTTTTGGGCCGGTCTTAAGTGTGATTCCGTTTGAGGATCAAGAAGAAGCGGTGCAGATTGCCAACGATTCCAAGTATGGATTGGCATCCGGGATTTGGACTTCCGATGTCAAACGGGTCCATCGAATGGCCAGACAAATCCAAGCCGGAACGGTTTGGGTGAATACGTACAGAACTTCGGCAGCTCAAGCGCCATTTGGCGGAGTCAAAATGAGCGGATATGGGAGAGAGAGGGGCTTGCATGCGTTAATGGACTACACACAGATGAAAAATGTAATGATTAATTTGTCCGACGATGCACGAGACCCTTTTTCCATGCAAACCTAA
- a CDS encoding PrpR N-terminal domain-containing protein, protein MNKDLKKNIDVEIGDWYEGVDIAKALENKDYDIIISRGATVNLLREHCSIPVTEIKISGYDILRTLTLLNGFEGKIGVMSHLKVIQGADFIGKLLNMDLTFYGDGDCERCLEKAIEDEVQVIVGDVKSTNAARNHGLHGILITSGKEAVMEAIQDAERLIFYINKEKEKYAGLVSILDQKWKPDQPVRDKIDKYRFVKQAKATVHFNQLVGKSQIMAHLIDSAKRISHSELPIMIYGEPGTGKHVLAQSIHNEGGLKTKAFITIDCSSHSPEILEKEMLGIGSEPGAFELANGGTLYMSNIGKLPLSLQVTLLHILTRHKVRRMDSNEDREIKVRVIAENEEKLNPMVSRGEFRSDLYRAINTFALSLSPLCERVEDMADLIRMFIASANVVTGKEIVGVKPEVMELLRSYDWPGNIDQLKNTIKKMCLLSSGPYIDQVEIEPVIKELSESSETHDAQGISFFNKTLDEIESDIICKILAEEEYNQSKAAKRLGINRTTLWRKLKIKNRRSMITSND, encoded by the coding sequence GTGAATAAGGATTTGAAAAAAAACATCGATGTTGAAATCGGAGATTGGTATGAAGGTGTGGACATTGCCAAAGCGTTGGAAAACAAAGACTATGATATCATCATTAGCCGCGGAGCGACTGTAAATCTGCTGAGGGAACATTGTTCCATTCCGGTGACGGAAATTAAAATATCGGGTTATGACATTTTACGCACGCTTACGCTCTTGAACGGATTTGAAGGAAAAATTGGCGTGATGAGCCATTTGAAGGTGATTCAAGGAGCGGACTTTATAGGCAAGCTTCTGAATATGGACTTAACCTTTTACGGCGATGGAGATTGTGAAAGGTGTCTGGAAAAGGCCATTGAAGACGAGGTTCAGGTGATTGTCGGGGATGTTAAATCAACCAATGCGGCTAGAAACCACGGACTTCACGGTATCCTTATCACTTCCGGAAAGGAAGCTGTGATGGAGGCGATTCAGGATGCAGAAAGATTAATCTTTTACATAAATAAAGAAAAAGAAAAATATGCAGGTTTAGTATCTATACTGGATCAAAAATGGAAGCCTGATCAACCCGTTCGGGATAAGATTGATAAGTATCGGTTTGTAAAACAAGCAAAGGCGACTGTCCACTTCAACCAGCTGGTTGGAAAATCGCAGATTATGGCTCATTTGATTGATTCCGCCAAACGGATAAGCCATTCCGAACTGCCGATTATGATCTACGGAGAGCCGGGAACGGGAAAACACGTTTTAGCCCAAAGTATTCATAATGAAGGCGGTCTAAAAACGAAAGCGTTTATTACCATAGATTGTAGTTCCCATTCACCCGAGATATTAGAAAAAGAAATGCTGGGCATAGGTTCTGAGCCGGGTGCTTTCGAGCTTGCAAATGGCGGAACTTTATATATGTCCAATATTGGTAAGCTGCCTTTGAGCCTCCAAGTCACATTGTTACATATTCTAACCCGTCATAAGGTCAGGAGAATGGATAGCAATGAAGACCGAGAGATCAAGGTTCGAGTGATTGCTGAAAATGAAGAAAAATTAAACCCTATGGTCTCAAGAGGTGAATTTAGATCCGATCTGTACCGTGCTATAAATACATTCGCTTTAAGTCTTTCTCCGCTGTGTGAAAGAGTAGAGGATATGGCTGATTTGATAAGGATGTTCATCGCTTCGGCGAACGTCGTGACGGGAAAGGAAATCGTCGGGGTCAAACCGGAAGTGATGGAACTTTTAAGATCGTATGACTGGCCGGGGAACATCGATCAGCTGAAAAATACAATCAAAAAAATGTGCTTGCTTAGCAGTGGCCCTTACATTGATCAAGTAGAGATCGAACCGGTCATTAAAGAATTAAGTGAGAGTTCAGAAACCCATGATGCTCAAGGCATTTCTTTCTTCAACAAAACGTTAGATGAAATTGAAAGCGATATCATTTGTAAAATACTCGCGGAGGAAGAATATAACCAATCGAAAGCGGCAAAAAGGCTTGGGATTAATCGAACGACCCTATGGCGCAAATTGAAAATAAAGAATAGAAGGTCAATGATCACAAGCAATGATTAA
- a CDS encoding thiamine pyrophosphate-binding protein, with product MKLGEAITKKLGNSEIDTVFGIPGGGSSSDLLCYMGDHDMKFILTQNETTAAIMGSVYGEVTGKPGVCLTDLGPGALSMSTGLAYALLDRAPLITLSDRYGSENVDYALRQKISHTDAFKPITKLTSSLSASNWSSMLHRGYTVAMTPKRGPVHFDIPNDLINREVDEDIGSLSREAYLLTADEKSLKNAASLIQKAKFPVVIVGLTINNGNGSQYEQLRKFVEAFQIPVFKTAKAKGSLSDQHELSLGVFMGGRLETGIMEQCDLIVAIGLDPVELLPKKWRYNQPVVYICDDPNDQEMYRAEAEVIGDIGISLDLIGDYMTDSNNQWQSHDITQYRNQVKSALETSGTILTADKVIRVSQEELPADVLMTTDVGASKLLVIELWESINPQSFFISNGLATMGFALPAAMALQHVFPNKVVVSLTGDGGFMMRLPDISTAVQNRWPVISIVFSDRRLSLMDVKQVKKGYNQPFGTEFVAPDYVKFAESFGANGWSVDTEDELRQAIRSALGSTNGMPSIIEARIDPSSYHKQFEAIREL from the coding sequence ATGAAATTAGGAGAAGCAATTACCAAAAAACTAGGAAATTCGGAAATCGATACGGTATTTGGCATACCCGGTGGTGGCAGCAGTTCGGATTTGCTCTGTTATATGGGCGATCATGATATGAAATTTATTTTGACGCAAAATGAGACAACGGCTGCAATTATGGGCAGTGTGTATGGTGAGGTTACCGGAAAACCTGGCGTTTGTCTGACGGATCTGGGACCGGGAGCACTCTCTATGTCTACCGGTTTGGCTTATGCCTTGCTTGATCGTGCGCCATTGATTACGTTAAGCGATAGATACGGCAGTGAGAATGTAGATTATGCGCTGCGACAAAAAATATCTCACACGGATGCCTTTAAACCCATCACGAAGCTAACAAGCAGTTTATCCGCTTCCAATTGGAGCAGTATGCTGCACAGAGGATATACGGTGGCTATGACGCCGAAAAGAGGACCGGTGCATTTTGATATCCCCAATGATCTTATCAATCGGGAAGTGGATGAGGATATTGGGAGCTTGTCCCGGGAGGCTTACCTTTTAACTGCTGATGAGAAGAGTTTGAAAAATGCTGCGTCTCTTATTCAAAAGGCAAAATTTCCCGTCGTGATTGTGGGTTTAACCATCAACAACGGAAATGGGAGCCAGTATGAACAGTTAAGGAAGTTTGTCGAAGCCTTTCAAATTCCCGTTTTCAAAACCGCTAAAGCCAAAGGGTCTTTGTCCGATCAGCATGAGCTCTCTTTGGGAGTATTTATGGGTGGAAGATTAGAGACGGGCATTATGGAACAATGTGACTTGATTGTAGCGATCGGTTTGGATCCTGTTGAGCTGCTGCCCAAGAAATGGCGGTATAACCAACCAGTGGTGTATATCTGCGATGATCCGAACGATCAAGAGATGTATCGTGCGGAAGCGGAAGTGATCGGCGATATCGGTATTTCCTTGGACCTCATCGGAGATTATATGACGGATTCCAATAACCAGTGGCAGTCTCATGATATCACTCAATATCGCAATCAGGTGAAATCAGCCCTGGAAACCAGCGGAACTATTCTCACAGCTGATAAAGTCATTCGCGTTTCACAGGAGGAATTACCGGCCGATGTCTTGATGACTACTGATGTTGGAGCCAGCAAACTGCTGGTAATCGAATTGTGGGAGTCCATAAATCCTCAATCCTTCTTTATCTCTAATGGCCTGGCAACCATGGGTTTTGCTCTGCCGGCAGCCATGGCGCTGCAGCATGTGTTTCCTAATAAGGTGGTTGTTTCACTGACCGGCGACGGCGGATTCATGATGAGATTACCGGATATTTCCACTGCCGTTCAAAATCGATGGCCGGTCATCTCCATCGTTTTCTCAGACCGCCGACTTAGTCTGATGGATGTCAAGCAGGTGAAGAAGGGCTATAATCAGCCATTCGGAACAGAATTTGTAGCGCCTGACTATGTTAAATTTGCTGAAAGCTTCGGAGCCAACGGCTGGAGTGTAGATACGGAAGACGAGCTACGGCAAGCCATACGTAGTGCGCTGGGATCAACCAACGGAATGCCCTCAATCATTGAAGCTCGCATCGATCCTTCATCCTACCATAAACAATTTGAAGCGATCAGAGAATTATAG
- a CDS encoding HAD family hydrolase: protein MAIKHVIFDFDGTLANTLSVVEYSLIQVFQKFDGRILTHEEFLSMCGPSETGIISKYFSKKDNIEEAIAEFFQLYEDKHDDLVDRFSFIDELLRDLRRTDVRLGLFTGKTRRSLEISLQKLNFDHSFDVMITGDDVKESKPSPEGLLMAMQVLDATREETVFIGDSDDDMQAGWRANVRTIGAQWMPAKQSTEYQHVPEHIFNDVSDLRELLSQHIAGFPQ from the coding sequence TTGGCTATAAAACATGTAATATTCGATTTTGACGGCACCTTGGCGAATACACTTTCCGTCGTTGAATATAGTCTAATTCAGGTGTTTCAAAAATTTGATGGCAGGATCTTGACCCATGAAGAATTCCTTTCGATGTGCGGGCCTTCAGAGACAGGAATCATATCAAAGTATTTTTCAAAAAAAGATAACATCGAAGAAGCGATTGCAGAATTTTTTCAATTGTACGAGGACAAGCATGACGACTTGGTGGACAGGTTCTCTTTTATCGATGAGCTTCTACGCGATTTGAGAAGAACGGACGTGCGCTTGGGACTATTTACAGGTAAAACTCGTCGTAGCCTGGAAATCTCCCTACAGAAATTAAATTTTGATCATTCATTTGATGTGATGATCACAGGTGATGACGTGAAAGAAAGCAAGCCCTCACCGGAAGGCTTGCTTATGGCTATGCAAGTATTAGATGCGACAAGGGAAGAAACGGTATTTATTGGTGACAGCGATGACGATATGCAGGCGGGGTGGCGAGCGAATGTCAGAACGATAGGTGCACAGTGGATGCCTGCTAAGCAATCGACAGAATACCAACATGTGCCAGAGCACATCTTTAATGATGTGTCCGATTTGCGTGAGTTGTTGTCGCAGCATATAGCCGGGTTTCCTCAATAG